A DNA window from Fibrobacter sp. UWB4 contains the following coding sequences:
- a CDS encoding DASS family sodium-coupled anion symporter, with protein MTKAKLIKLIIASVLAIAALFVPYEALGFVGDHALNTLEIRVIAIFVMAALFWILQPFPIWSTSMFVIVLMILTLSNSALIPFRVEGVEPLKFKDIMATFANPIIMLFLGGFFLASAACKYNMDKNLARVLLKPFGKDPKWVLLGLMIITAVFSMFMSNTATAAMMLAILGPVLKLFDANDRGKAAFALAIPLGANIGGMGTPIGTPPNAIALGALQSSGFNISFGQWMEFGVPYVIIMMILAWLLLLKLYPIKMKEMNLDIEGAEGFDKSPRAIIVYITFAVCVILWVTGSKVHGLNDNVIAMIPMAVFALTGVINKKDLNEMSWDVLWLVAGGFALGLGLQQTGLAKDLINAIPFNTWSPVVLMVGCGFICLFMANFMSHTSTASLLVPIFIVVAVSCKDNLAPLGGVTSLMVAVAFASSLGMCLPISTPPNALAHATGYTDTRGMAVTGIVMGVGGLVLSWIMMFGLSKVNFFEDPAEAAVAPAAVTAPAPAAEKAAEPAAAEAAAPATDSAVVAIPADSAAKVVVDSIAK; from the coding sequence ATGACAAAAGCTAAACTCATCAAACTCATCATTGCATCGGTGCTCGCCATCGCTGCCCTCTTCGTCCCGTACGAAGCCCTCGGCTTCGTTGGTGACCACGCGTTGAACACTCTCGAAATTCGCGTCATCGCAATCTTTGTGATGGCAGCCCTTTTCTGGATCCTTCAACCGTTCCCGATCTGGTCCACCTCCATGTTCGTCATCGTGTTGATGATTCTCACGCTTTCGAACTCGGCTCTTATCCCGTTCCGCGTGGAAGGTGTTGAACCGCTCAAGTTCAAGGATATCATGGCAACGTTTGCCAACCCGATCATCATGCTCTTCTTGGGTGGCTTCTTCCTTGCTTCTGCCGCTTGCAAGTACAACATGGACAAGAACCTTGCCCGTGTGCTCTTGAAGCCGTTTGGTAAGGATCCGAAGTGGGTGCTCCTTGGCCTCATGATCATTACCGCCGTGTTCTCCATGTTCATGAGCAACACCGCTACTGCTGCAATGATGCTCGCTATCCTCGGCCCGGTGCTCAAACTCTTTGATGCAAACGACCGCGGTAAAGCTGCTTTTGCTCTCGCCATCCCGCTCGGTGCTAACATCGGTGGTATGGGTACTCCGATCGGTACGCCTCCTAACGCTATCGCTCTTGGCGCTCTCCAGTCCAGCGGTTTCAACATCTCGTTTGGCCAGTGGATGGAATTCGGTGTTCCGTATGTGATTATTATGATGATCCTCGCTTGGCTTTTGCTCCTCAAGCTCTATCCGATCAAGATGAAGGAAATGAACCTCGATATCGAAGGTGCCGAAGGCTTTGACAAGAGTCCGCGCGCTATCATCGTTTACATTACCTTTGCTGTTTGCGTGATTTTGTGGGTGACGGGTAGCAAGGTTCACGGTCTTAACGACAACGTGATTGCTATGATCCCGATGGCTGTGTTTGCTTTGACGGGCGTGATTAATAAGAAGGACCTCAACGAAATGAGCTGGGACGTTCTCTGGCTTGTGGCTGGTGGCTTTGCTCTCGGTCTCGGTTTGCAGCAGACCGGTCTTGCCAAGGACCTCATCAACGCTATTCCGTTCAACACCTGGTCCCCGGTCGTCCTCATGGTCGGTTGCGGCTTCATCTGCCTTTTCATGGCAAACTTCATGAGTCACACCTCCACGGCTAGTTTGCTCGTCCCGATCTTCATTGTCGTGGCTGTGAGCTGCAAGGACAATCTCGCTCCGCTCGGTGGCGTGACCTCCTTGATGGTCGCTGTCGCATTCGCAAGCTCTCTCGGCATGTGCCTCCCGATTTCTACGCCTCCTAACGCTCTTGCACACGCTACGGGTTACACGGATACGCGTGGCATGGCTGTTACAGGTATTGTAATGGGTGTTGGCGGTCTTGTGCTCTCCTGGATCATGATGTTCGGCCTTTCCAAGGTGAACTTCTTTGAAGATCCGGCTGAAGCTGCTGTCGCTCCTGCTGCTGTGACTGCTCCGGCTCCTGCCGCAGAAAAGGCTGCTGAACCGGCCGCCGCTGAAGCTGCTGCTCCGGCTACCGATAGCGCTGTAGTCGCCATTCCGGCTGATTCGGCTGCTAAGGTTGTGGTAGATTCTATCGCTAAGTAA
- a CDS encoding A24 family peptidase: MQEIPLWYWLIVFFCLGACVGSFYNVIVYRMPRGISLINPPSHCPLCKKRIPIRYNLPIVGWLWLRGKSACCKQPISVIYPIGESLCGLLGALALYAAVGFGTDFSRPVLSPVVWADAAAMFWLLLGAYPVCAVDCKYKLIPDSISVGGIVAGLLISLVPGGVTPLQSLIGAVVAGGGLYLLGWIATKVLKKDAMGFGDVKLLAGYGALMGVTGAVETLLVAALLGIVVMVPYGVLAAKKSAQNKNSEEAGQIPFGPFLAIAAPVIYLWGSTLVEVYFKYVLG, from the coding sequence ATGCAAGAAATTCCACTTTGGTACTGGTTGATCGTGTTTTTTTGCCTTGGCGCCTGTGTCGGGAGCTTCTATAACGTTATTGTTTACCGCATGCCGCGCGGAATTTCGCTGATTAACCCGCCATCGCACTGCCCGCTTTGTAAAAAGAGGATCCCGATCCGTTACAATTTGCCGATTGTAGGCTGGCTTTGGCTGCGTGGCAAGAGCGCTTGCTGCAAACAACCTATTAGCGTGATTTATCCGATTGGCGAGAGCCTTTGCGGGCTGCTTGGGGCGCTTGCGCTTTATGCGGCGGTTGGATTTGGAACGGATTTTTCGCGCCCGGTCTTGTCTCCTGTGGTTTGGGCCGATGCGGCTGCGATGTTCTGGCTTTTGCTTGGTGCTTATCCTGTTTGTGCTGTCGATTGCAAGTACAAGCTGATTCCTGATTCCATCTCGGTCGGCGGAATTGTCGCGGGTCTCTTGATTTCGCTTGTTCCTGGTGGCGTGACGCCTCTTCAGAGCTTGATTGGGGCTGTTGTTGCAGGCGGCGGGCTTTATCTGCTCGGCTGGATTGCGACTAAGGTACTCAAGAAAGATGCAATGGGCTTTGGTGATGTTAAGCTTTTAGCGGGTTATGGAGCGCTGATGGGCGTGACGGGTGCCGTGGAAACGCTTTTGGTGGCTGCTCTGCTTGGAATTGTGGTGATGGTCCCGTACGGGGTTCTTGCCGCGAAAAAATCTGCCCAAAACAAGAACAGCGAGGAAGCCGGGCAAATTCCTTTCGGACCGTTCCTCGCCATTGCCGCCCCAGTTATTTACCTCTGGGGTTCAACGCTTGTAGAAGTTTATTTTAAATATGTTCTAGGGTAA
- a CDS encoding efflux RND transporter periplasmic adaptor subunit has protein sequence MKKLLKIIIVIAVLAGVALGIKSYFFNDESANQAGALISTKVVTDTIKTTISATGTLEPVDQVEVGTQVSGDIAKINADFNSKVKKGQVIAELDKSKLQSTLKQALISYKSAENDLKFKQSTYDRVKKLAESKSASAVELEQAEYNLNAAKLSVEQRQNEVAQARLNLSYATIKSPIDGVVLKRAVDVGQTVAASMSTPTLFIIAKDLVQMKVMAAVDEADIGQVKAGQRVTFTVDAFQNDIFNGTVQEVRLNPTTTSNVVTYTVVITAENPEQKLLPGMTATCTIVTQEITDAVIIPVKALKFKPAEGTPMMDPKDMPRPERPKTAEAGDNFPPPPPGMGPGKAPGTGAKKKHKKPKLEGDHVWININGKAAPRRVKIGLSDGVNVQILKGLSVGDSVVTSQEILSAKGSSEPNAKSPFMPQRPGKKKK, from the coding sequence ATGAAAAAACTCTTGAAAATCATCATCGTTATCGCCGTTTTGGCAGGGGTCGCCCTCGGCATCAAATCGTACTTCTTTAACGACGAATCCGCCAATCAGGCGGGCGCCCTCATCAGTACCAAAGTGGTGACAGATACCATCAAGACAACAATTTCGGCCACAGGCACTTTGGAACCCGTTGACCAAGTGGAAGTCGGCACCCAGGTTTCTGGCGACATCGCTAAAATCAACGCCGATTTCAATTCCAAAGTCAAGAAGGGGCAAGTCATTGCCGAACTGGACAAGTCCAAGCTGCAATCGACATTGAAGCAGGCTCTGATTTCGTACAAGAGTGCCGAAAACGACCTGAAGTTTAAACAAAGTACTTACGACCGTGTAAAGAAGCTTGCCGAAAGCAAGAGCGCAAGTGCGGTCGAACTGGAGCAGGCTGAATACAACCTAAACGCAGCCAAGCTTTCCGTGGAACAACGCCAGAACGAAGTGGCGCAGGCCCGCCTGAACCTCAGCTACGCGACCATCAAGAGCCCGATTGACGGTGTCGTCTTGAAACGCGCTGTAGACGTAGGCCAGACGGTTGCCGCCTCCATGAGTACGCCTACGCTGTTCATCATCGCAAAGGACTTGGTACAAATGAAGGTCATGGCCGCAGTAGACGAAGCGGACATTGGACAAGTTAAAGCCGGGCAGCGAGTTACATTTACCGTTGACGCTTTCCAGAACGATATTTTCAACGGCACCGTACAAGAAGTCCGTTTAAATCCGACGACCACGAGCAATGTGGTGACCTACACCGTCGTGATTACCGCCGAGAATCCAGAACAGAAGCTTTTGCCGGGCATGACCGCCACCTGCACTATCGTCACGCAAGAAATCACGGACGCAGTCATAATTCCTGTCAAGGCCCTCAAATTCAAGCCCGCCGAAGGCACTCCGATGATGGACCCGAAGGATATGCCGCGCCCGGAACGCCCGAAGACAGCCGAAGCTGGCGACAATTTCCCGCCCCCGCCTCCCGGCATGGGACCAGGAAAAGCACCGGGTACTGGCGCCAAGAAAAAGCACAAGAAGCCAAAACTTGAAGGCGACCACGTGTGGATCAACATCAACGGCAAGGCCGCACCGCGCCGCGTAAAGATCGGCCTTAGCGATGGCGTGAACGTACAGATTCTCAAGGGACTGAGCGTCGGTGATTCCGTGGTCACGAGTCAGGAAATCCTTTCGGCAAAGGGTTCCAGCGAACCAAACGCCAAAAGCCCGTTTATGCCGCAGAGACCCGGGAAAAAGAAAAAATAG
- a CDS encoding cation diffusion facilitator family transporter, with protein MTRVRKKDDSAEVRKVTWVGLGWNAALSIAKFVVGVVGNSQALVADAVHSASDFVTDVAVIVGSHFWNSPPDAEHPYGHRRFETLITIGIGLAVAAVGVGIGYKAVIALLAGEASHPENVVAVMALVSIIVKEILFRYTRNAGRKIRSQVLEANAWHHRSDSFSSIPVLVAVVFAILLPQLWFADSVGALVVAFFIMHSAIEIAAPGLRQLVDRGADPDVLGKLRNLALSHPKVISLHGLRSRYVGSDLHVDVHIVVDDRMTLKDAHDVAEEVEQLLIDSNENVVDALVHIDPYNAKRAAQGDIKTIEK; from the coding sequence ATGACTCGCGTACGCAAAAAAGATGACAGTGCAGAAGTTCGCAAAGTGACTTGGGTTGGGCTTGGCTGGAACGCCGCGCTCTCTATTGCCAAGTTTGTTGTGGGTGTTGTAGGTAATTCTCAAGCTCTAGTTGCAGACGCGGTCCATAGCGCATCGGATTTTGTGACGGATGTTGCTGTTATTGTGGGCAGTCATTTTTGGAATTCCCCACCAGATGCGGAACATCCGTACGGGCATCGCCGTTTTGAAACTTTAATTACGATTGGAATTGGCCTTGCTGTAGCCGCTGTTGGTGTGGGTATCGGGTATAAGGCTGTAATTGCTCTTTTGGCGGGCGAAGCTTCGCACCCGGAAAATGTCGTTGCTGTAATGGCGCTTGTGTCCATTATTGTGAAAGAGATTCTGTTCCGCTATACGCGAAATGCGGGGCGGAAAATTCGCAGCCAAGTGCTCGAGGCGAACGCTTGGCACCACCGTAGCGACTCCTTTAGCTCGATTCCCGTGCTTGTTGCGGTCGTTTTTGCCATTTTGCTCCCCCAGCTGTGGTTTGCAGACTCTGTTGGCGCCCTCGTCGTGGCGTTCTTCATTATGCATTCCGCTATTGAAATTGCGGCTCCGGGGCTTCGACAGCTTGTGGACCGAGGTGCAGACCCGGATGTCCTTGGAAAATTGCGTAATTTGGCGCTTTCGCACCCGAAAGTTATCAGTTTGCATGGACTCCGTTCGCGTTATGTCGGGAGCGACTTGCATGTGGATGTGCATATCGTGGTGGATGACCGGATGACGCTGAAAGATGCTCATGACGTTGCCGAGGAGGTTGAGCAGTTGCTTATCGACTCGAACGAAAACGTCGTCGATGCCCTCGTTCATATTGACCCCTACAACGCCAAACGTGCCGCCCAAGGCGACATCAAAACGATTGAGAAATAG
- a CDS encoding aldo/keto reductase, with amino-acid sequence MILEEFYKLNNGQRIPKIALGTWQTPNDVAATVVASAIDAGYRHIDTAIAYENESGVGAGLKTALKSTGIHRESVFITTKIPAEVKNYDDAVRCIQESMDRLDAFHIDMMLIHAPRPWTEMGSISGNRYFKENIEVWKALEEAYEAGKIRAIGVSNFEIDDLNNLLAGARVIPAVNQIRVHIGHVPTELIDFCEQAGILVEAYSPNATGRLLKVPEVCAMAEKYHVTVPQLASRFVLQLGLLPLPKSVHEERIRENAKLDFEINSNDMASLLEIEGL; translated from the coding sequence ATGATACTCGAAGAATTTTACAAGCTGAACAACGGTCAACGTATCCCCAAAATAGCTCTAGGGACGTGGCAGACGCCAAATGACGTGGCTGCAACCGTCGTTGCCTCCGCCATAGATGCGGGTTACCGCCATATCGATACGGCAATTGCCTATGAAAACGAGTCGGGGGTCGGCGCAGGTCTCAAAACGGCACTGAAATCGACTGGAATCCACCGTGAAAGCGTTTTTATCACGACGAAAATCCCTGCCGAAGTCAAAAATTACGATGATGCGGTTCGCTGCATTCAGGAATCGATGGACCGCTTAGACGCGTTCCATATCGACATGATGTTAATCCATGCTCCGCGTCCGTGGACCGAGATGGGTTCAATCAGCGGAAATCGCTATTTTAAGGAAAATATCGAAGTCTGGAAAGCCCTCGAAGAAGCTTACGAGGCCGGCAAAATCCGAGCGATCGGCGTTTCTAACTTTGAAATTGACGACTTGAATAATTTGCTGGCGGGTGCCCGCGTGATACCTGCGGTGAACCAGATTCGCGTCCACATTGGACATGTGCCGACGGAGTTGATTGACTTCTGTGAACAAGCGGGAATCTTGGTGGAAGCGTATTCGCCGAATGCGACGGGGCGCCTCCTGAAGGTGCCGGAAGTTTGTGCGATGGCCGAAAAATACCATGTTACGGTGCCGCAGCTTGCAAGCCGCTTTGTTTTGCAGCTCGGACTTTTGCCGCTTCCAAAATCTGTGCATGAGGAGCGTATCCGCGAAAACGCTAAGCTCGATTTTGAAATCAACTCGAACGATATGGCGTCTCTGCTCGAAATCGAAGGATTGTAA
- a CDS encoding aldolase catalytic domain-containing protein: MYYETIKVLDCTIRDGGLVNKHDFSLEFVRRLYTLLSAAGVDYMEMGYKNSPELFDPKEYGPWKFCEDDLLWKVKDGIDSKMKMAVMADVGRVNMDAVKPASESPYQMFRVASYVKNIDKGISMVNAFHDMGYETTLNIMAVSRDRGPELDEALHQVNEECKADVLYLVDSFGAFYQEDIDKELARYKGIVKNKKFGFHGHNNQQLAFSNTIQAIINHVDYLDGSVSGMGRGAGNCTTELLLSFLKNPKYDLRPVLDAYEELFLPLQQKYEWGYIIPQMITGMLNRHPQDAIAVRKTEDRDHYRKFYEKMVND, encoded by the coding sequence ATGTACTACGAAACCATTAAAGTTCTCGACTGCACGATCCGCGATGGCGGTCTCGTCAACAAGCACGATTTTTCTCTTGAATTCGTGCGTAGATTGTACACCCTCCTTTCCGCAGCCGGCGTAGACTACATGGAAATGGGTTACAAGAACTCCCCGGAACTCTTCGACCCCAAGGAATACGGTCCGTGGAAATTCTGCGAAGACGACCTGCTCTGGAAAGTCAAGGACGGCATCGATTCCAAGATGAAGATGGCCGTGATGGCTGACGTGGGCCGCGTCAACATGGACGCCGTGAAGCCCGCTTCCGAAAGTCCATACCAGATGTTCCGCGTCGCAAGCTACGTCAAGAACATCGACAAGGGCATCAGCATGGTGAACGCTTTCCATGACATGGGCTACGAAACAACGCTCAACATCATGGCCGTAAGCCGCGACCGCGGCCCGGAACTTGACGAAGCGCTCCACCAGGTCAACGAAGAATGCAAGGCCGACGTGCTTTACCTCGTCGATAGTTTCGGCGCCTTCTACCAGGAAGACATCGACAAGGAACTCGCCCGCTACAAGGGCATCGTGAAGAACAAGAAGTTCGGCTTCCACGGCCACAACAACCAGCAACTCGCCTTCAGCAACACAATCCAGGCCATCATCAACCACGTCGATTACCTCGACGGTTCCGTGTCCGGCATGGGCCGTGGCGCAGGCAACTGCACCACCGAACTCCTCCTCAGCTTCCTCAAGAATCCGAAGTACGACTTGCGCCCGGTTCTCGACGCCTACGAAGAATTGTTCCTCCCGTTGCAGCAGAAGTACGAATGGGGCTACATCATCCCGCAGATGATCACGGGCATGCTCAACCGCCATCCGCAAGACGCCATTGCCGTCCGCAAGACCGAAGACCGCGACCACTACCGCAAATTCTACGAAAAGATGGTCAACGACTAA
- a CDS encoding glycoside hydrolase family 9 protein has product MHIYKLSPILSAAVLLSAGVASAETKFFYNQVGYDVGQPISVIVKSDNLSDGAEFSVMSGGTAVKTGKLSAGSNPDNWLNNGKFYVADLTGLTAGKYTLQVSENGQPQNSGEFTVSENALAANTLASVLNYFYDDRADDPTVEGWDKSMGIYNSGKKVDVHGGWYDASGDVSKYLSHLSYANYLNPQQIPLTVWSLAFASERIPKLLGSTATKAKTADEAAYGADFLVRMLSEEGFFYMTVFDNWGSPLGKREICAFSGSDGIKSADYQTAFREGGGMAIAGLASAARLQLKGDFTSEQYLAAAEKAYKHLSEKQSIGGDCAYCDDHKENIIDDYTALLAATELYAATKKQEYLEDAYDRAEHLSSRVSVDGYFWSDDAKTRPFWHASDAGLPLVALARYSEVVGAIDEDAGIEVHGQPFPYWACVTMIGGGCVNESIDNVRNAIRSHFDWLVKITNKVDNPFGYARQTYKTQDKIKDGFFIPHDNESNYWWQGEDARLASLSAAIMYANRIIDGEYRNVTTSDVQKYATDQLDWILGKNPYATCMMYGKGTKNPQKYDGQSEYDATLEGGIANGITGKNQDGSGIAWTDDGVAAVGFDSMKESWQVWRWDEQWLPHSTWYLMALVERYDEVTTPVKFSVGLSKSVAMAKFGMSLVDNTLSLHLPSSVVGKSIKILDVKGNVHMQKTAQSMNESLNVSTLKSGLYLVQVQGFAAKKFVVK; this is encoded by the coding sequence ATGCATATATATAAGCTTTCCCCAATTCTCTCTGCCGCGGTTCTTTTGAGCGCGGGTGTCGCTTCTGCCGAAACCAAGTTTTTCTACAATCAGGTCGGTTATGATGTCGGTCAGCCGATTTCTGTAATTGTCAAGAGCGATAATCTTTCGGATGGTGCCGAATTTAGCGTGATGTCGGGCGGAACTGCGGTCAAGACGGGTAAGTTGTCGGCGGGTTCGAATCCGGACAACTGGCTGAATAATGGCAAGTTTTACGTGGCGGACTTGACGGGCCTTACGGCGGGCAAGTACACGCTCCAGGTTTCCGAGAATGGGCAGCCGCAGAATTCGGGCGAGTTTACTGTGAGCGAAAACGCTTTGGCTGCAAATACGCTTGCATCAGTGCTCAATTACTTTTATGATGACCGTGCCGATGACCCGACGGTTGAGGGCTGGGACAAGAGCATGGGAATTTATAATTCCGGCAAAAAGGTGGATGTTCATGGCGGCTGGTACGATGCCAGCGGTGACGTGAGCAAATACCTTTCGCATTTGTCTTATGCGAACTATTTGAATCCGCAGCAGATTCCTTTGACGGTCTGGTCGCTTGCTTTTGCTTCGGAACGCATCCCGAAGTTGCTTGGCTCGACTGCGACAAAGGCGAAAACGGCTGATGAAGCGGCTTACGGTGCGGATTTTTTGGTGCGCATGCTCTCTGAAGAAGGTTTCTTCTACATGACGGTTTTTGATAACTGGGGTTCGCCACTGGGCAAGCGCGAAATTTGCGCATTCTCTGGTTCTGATGGTATCAAGAGTGCTGATTACCAGACGGCGTTCCGCGAAGGCGGTGGCATGGCGATTGCCGGTCTCGCAAGCGCTGCTAGGCTTCAGCTGAAGGGCGACTTTACAAGCGAACAGTATTTGGCGGCGGCTGAAAAGGCTTACAAGCATTTGTCCGAAAAGCAGAGCATTGGCGGCGATTGCGCTTACTGCGATGACCACAAGGAAAATATCATCGACGATTACACGGCGCTTTTGGCGGCGACGGAACTTTATGCCGCTACAAAAAAACAGGAGTATTTGGAAGATGCTTATGACCGTGCCGAACATTTATCTTCTCGTGTCAGTGTAGATGGCTATTTCTGGAGTGACGATGCTAAGACACGCCCGTTTTGGCATGCAAGTGATGCGGGGCTCCCGTTGGTGGCCCTTGCTCGTTATAGTGAGGTTGTTGGCGCTATTGACGAAGATGCCGGCATAGAAGTTCATGGTCAGCCATTCCCTTATTGGGCTTGCGTTACTATGATTGGTGGTGGTTGCGTGAACGAATCTATCGATAATGTTCGTAATGCCATTAGGTCTCATTTTGACTGGCTTGTTAAAATTACGAATAAGGTTGATAACCCGTTTGGTTATGCCCGCCAGACTTACAAGACTCAGGACAAAATAAAGGATGGATTCTTTATCCCGCACGATAACGAAAGTAATTATTGGTGGCAGGGTGAAGATGCTCGCCTTGCAAGTCTTTCTGCGGCGATAATGTACGCAAATCGCATTATTGACGGCGAATATAGGAATGTTACCACGAGTGATGTGCAAAAATATGCTACGGATCAGCTCGACTGGATTTTGGGCAAGAACCCGTATGCGACTTGCATGATGTATGGCAAGGGAACGAAGAACCCGCAAAAGTATGATGGTCAGTCTGAATATGATGCAACGCTTGAAGGCGGTATTGCAAACGGCATTACCGGCAAGAATCAGGATGGTTCAGGCATTGCATGGACGGATGACGGCGTTGCTGCAGTGGGCTTTGATTCCATGAAGGAATCTTGGCAGGTGTGGCGCTGGGATGAACAGTGGCTTCCGCATAGCACATGGTACTTGATGGCGCTCGTGGAACGCTATGATGAAGTGACAACGCCTGTGAAATTCTCTGTTGGACTTTCGAAGTCTGTGGCTATGGCGAAGTTCGGCATGTCGCTCGTAGACAATACGCTTTCGCTCCATTTGCCGAGTTCTGTCGTGGGCAAGTCCATCAAGATTCTTGATGTAAAGGGCAATGTGCATATGCAGAAGACTGCCCAGAGCATGAATGAATCGCTCAACGTCAGCACTCTCAAGAGCGGGCTATACCTCGTGCAAGTTCAAGGCTTTGCCGCTAAGAAGTTTGTTGTGAAGTAA
- a CDS encoding protein kinase, translating to MFWNNLAEMMDRVSRNLALRPNYTMEEYQRWFDHNPDFKHNGNAERIELIEPLSLVGTNQLYRAKLWIEHPRDEKRYDEKEIVVKICKYWAPPGKNRLHRLNMLLSAFQDEIRINNLIRATNIEGVVQSFGGGIAGRHPYLKLEFIKGCSLDRVIKPKITDEERVKRVAQIAYLANTISQLHYYQIVHKDIKPRNLLLCQNPVHKNNHKILLCDFGYAQAKMRETVTEGGGLSSPSYSAPELAQSSENITSAVDYFSFGAVMHEYLTGVKLYPKAKDIYTEEGRLITKRYMEYIENGRENVFDDERFPEIHEWIDALTTFDANERMKKSPNLFALAHKLREEVNALGYSDVNTDFLWNQLNEYGQQRTF from the coding sequence ATGTTCTGGAACAATTTGGCAGAAATGATGGACAGGGTCTCGCGCAATTTGGCGCTCCGCCCGAACTACACCATGGAAGAATACCAGCGGTGGTTTGACCATAATCCTGACTTCAAGCACAACGGCAATGCAGAACGCATCGAGCTTATCGAGCCTCTTTCGCTCGTAGGCACAAACCAGCTTTACCGCGCAAAGCTCTGGATCGAACATCCGCGCGACGAAAAGCGCTACGACGAAAAAGAAATCGTCGTGAAGATCTGCAAATACTGGGCACCTCCCGGCAAGAACCGCCTGCACCGCTTGAACATGCTATTAAGCGCATTCCAAGACGAAATCCGAATCAACAACCTCATCCGCGCGACAAACATCGAAGGCGTGGTACAGTCATTCGGCGGAGGCATCGCGGGTCGCCACCCCTACCTCAAGCTGGAGTTCATCAAGGGCTGTTCGCTCGATAGAGTCATCAAGCCGAAAATCACCGACGAAGAACGAGTCAAGCGAGTCGCACAAATAGCCTACCTCGCCAACACGATCAGCCAGCTCCATTACTACCAAATTGTACACAAGGACATCAAGCCCAGGAACTTGCTCCTGTGCCAGAATCCGGTACACAAGAACAACCACAAGATTTTGCTCTGCGACTTCGGCTACGCCCAGGCCAAGATGCGCGAAACCGTCACCGAGGGCGGCGGACTTTCATCGCCAAGCTACAGCGCTCCCGAACTTGCCCAGTCCAGCGAAAACATAACCAGCGCCGTGGACTACTTCAGCTTTGGTGCCGTGATGCACGAATACCTCACCGGCGTAAAGCTCTACCCCAAGGCAAAGGACATCTACACCGAAGAAGGCCGCCTGATCACCAAGCGCTACATGGAATACATCGAAAATGGACGCGAAAACGTATTCGACGACGAACGCTTCCCGGAAATCCATGAATGGATCGACGCCCTCACGACCTTCGACGCGAACGAGCGCATGAAAAAGAGCCCAAACCTCTTTGCCCTCGCCCACAAGCTCCGCGAAGAAGTGAACGCGCTCGGCTACAGCGACGTCAACACCGACTTTTTGTGGAATCAGCTAAACGAGTACGGTCAGCAGCGTACTTTTTAA
- a CDS encoding TIGR00730 family Rossman fold protein translates to MAPKKVRTIPGQMAYHNAEFMESDAARPIRFLSEFFQPAQIFAQEDIKNSIVFFGSARTIPPEEIKKRRKGCKNKAELARLDRLSKVADSYTAARELAAKLGKWINKRHHGYAIMTGGGPGIMEAGNRGASDVGTPSVGLNIKLPFEQHCNPYIDDELNLQFRYFFIRKYWFLRMARALVIFPGGFGTLDEAFEMLTLIQTDKYAQQMPVVIFDSNFWKKALNWEFFAETGMINPDDLKLFKFCDTVDEAYDFITSKLEEQSEETVTFARSHAEDEGKKK, encoded by the coding sequence ATGGCACCGAAGAAAGTACGCACGATTCCAGGGCAGATGGCATACCACAATGCCGAATTTATGGAAAGCGATGCAGCACGCCCCATTCGATTCCTTTCTGAATTTTTCCAGCCTGCACAGATTTTTGCACAAGAAGATATCAAGAATTCTATCGTATTCTTTGGTTCGGCTCGAACAATTCCGCCGGAAGAAATCAAGAAACGCCGCAAAGGTTGCAAGAACAAAGCTGAACTGGCAAGGCTCGACCGCCTCTCCAAGGTCGCAGATTCTTACACCGCTGCTCGCGAACTCGCAGCCAAGCTCGGCAAGTGGATCAACAAGCGCCACCACGGCTACGCCATCATGACAGGCGGCGGTCCAGGCATTATGGAAGCAGGCAACCGAGGCGCATCCGACGTGGGTACGCCTTCTGTCGGCTTGAACATCAAGCTGCCTTTCGAACAACATTGCAACCCCTACATCGATGACGAACTGAACTTGCAGTTCCGTTATTTCTTTATTCGTAAGTACTGGTTCTTGCGCATGGCTCGTGCGCTCGTGATTTTCCCTGGCGGATTCGGAACGCTCGACGAAGCCTTCGAAATGCTCACACTTATCCAGACCGACAAGTACGCGCAGCAAATGCCTGTCGTGATTTTCGATTCGAACTTCTGGAAGAAGGCTTTGAACTGGGAATTCTTTGCCGAAACAGGCATGATCAATCCCGACGACCTCAAGCTCTTCAAGTTCTGCGATACCGTCGATGAGGCTTACGACTTCATCACCTCCAAGCTCGAAGAGCAAAGCGAAGAAACGGTCACATTCGCGCGCTCCCACGCCGAAGACGAAGGAAAGAAGAAGTAA